One segment of Sphingomonas qomolangmaensis DNA contains the following:
- a CDS encoding TonB-dependent receptor, giving the protein MVSSSSGAALPAFLALSCVGALVSGPAYAADPVTDDRPQTRQERRDDPQRDDIVVTGLHEKDTLESPKATAPLLDTPQTITVISDQTLRKQNLLTLRDALQTVPGITFGAGEGGGGYGDSINLRGYSANNDITQDGVRDTAQYSRTDPFNLQQIEVYNGANTVFNGSGSVGGTINLVSKVPQARDLTIMSAGIGTDQYYRASVDSNVRVNDLVAVRLNAMVHRNDVPGRDVEQFERWGVAPSITIGIDGPTSLTLAYVHQQDDNVPIFGSPYYAAAGGVPEGIDDADYFGIANLDSQRSEVDRLTATFTHQLSDALTVRNLTRYQRVSQPTVTSAPQGTFCLSTGLTPLGVACPAGQNTPGLYYPSGPRGLVRDQLNDLLYNQTDLTLVSGTAGRLRNTLVVGASYAQEDYVLVTANLLRNPGGALPNPALPPIAIGDPSTDYTGPINRIVTGRSQGDSRSTAVYAFDTLEIGEMFEVNAGVRWEQMDAVFRADTYATPATGGAITRGTDQLSDENLFSYRGGVVFKPVPNASFYASYGNSKTPSSATVRLGCTTACDVAPETGESYEIGAKADLFGRRLQLTAAVFRNERTNFRVATNDPVAPSVQVLDGRSRVDGIALGASGNITPAWSIFANYTYLKGEILQSVSDFCLANPGAANCGNSAGLPDPQAGNVLIQTPDHSGSLFTTYTLPFGLQLGYGLTYQGSFALNQSSLAAPIQLEGEDFLTHRAFLSYAFAGGLTAQVNIQNLTNERYYTGIRNNGWATPGDARSAVLSVFYSF; this is encoded by the coding sequence CGGCGCGCTGGTTTCCGGTCCTGCTTATGCTGCCGACCCCGTCACCGACGATCGCCCGCAAACGCGGCAGGAACGTCGCGATGACCCGCAGCGCGACGACATCGTCGTGACCGGCCTCCATGAAAAGGACACGCTCGAAAGCCCCAAGGCGACCGCGCCGTTGCTCGATACCCCGCAGACGATCACCGTCATCAGCGACCAGACGCTGCGCAAGCAGAACCTGCTGACGCTGCGCGATGCGTTGCAGACCGTTCCCGGCATCACCTTCGGCGCGGGCGAAGGCGGCGGCGGCTATGGCGACAGCATCAACCTGCGCGGCTATTCGGCGAACAACGACATCACCCAGGACGGCGTGCGCGACACCGCGCAATATAGCCGCACCGATCCGTTCAACCTGCAGCAGATCGAAGTGTATAACGGCGCCAATACCGTCTTCAACGGATCGGGATCGGTCGGCGGGACGATCAACCTGGTGTCGAAGGTGCCGCAGGCACGCGACCTGACGATCATGTCGGCGGGGATCGGCACCGACCAATATTATCGCGCCTCGGTCGACAGCAATGTCCGCGTCAACGATCTGGTCGCGGTGCGGCTCAACGCGATGGTCCATCGCAACGACGTGCCCGGCCGCGACGTCGAACAGTTCGAGCGCTGGGGCGTCGCACCGTCGATCACGATCGGCATCGACGGGCCGACCAGCCTGACGCTCGCCTATGTCCACCAGCAGGACGACAACGTCCCGATCTTCGGCAGCCCCTATTATGCCGCCGCGGGCGGGGTGCCTGAGGGGATCGACGATGCGGACTATTTCGGCATCGCCAATCTCGATTCGCAGCGGAGCGAAGTCGATCGGCTGACCGCCACCTTCACTCACCAACTGAGCGACGCGCTGACGGTGCGCAACCTGACGCGTTACCAACGGGTGTCGCAACCCACCGTCACCAGCGCGCCGCAGGGGACCTTCTGCCTGTCGACCGGCCTTACCCCGCTCGGCGTCGCATGCCCCGCCGGTCAGAACACCCCGGGCTTGTATTATCCCAGCGGTCCGCGCGGACTGGTGCGCGATCAGCTGAACGACCTGCTCTACAACCAGACCGACCTGACGCTGGTCTCGGGCACCGCGGGCCGGCTGCGCAACACCCTGGTGGTCGGCGCGTCCTATGCGCAGGAAGATTATGTGCTGGTGACCGCCAATCTGCTGCGCAATCCGGGCGGCGCATTGCCCAACCCCGCGCTGCCGCCGATCGCGATCGGCGATCCGAGCACCGACTATACCGGCCCGATCAACCGGATCGTCACCGGCCGCTCGCAGGGCGATAGCCGATCGACCGCGGTCTACGCCTTCGACACGCTCGAGATCGGCGAGATGTTCGAGGTGAATGCCGGGGTCCGCTGGGAGCAGATGGACGCGGTGTTCCGCGCCGACACCTATGCGACGCCGGCAACCGGTGGCGCGATCACTCGCGGCACCGACCAGCTCAGCGACGAAAACCTGTTCAGTTATCGCGGCGGTGTCGTCTTCAAGCCGGTGCCCAATGCCAGCTTCTATGCAAGCTATGGCAATTCGAAGACGCCGAGTTCGGCGACGGTGCGGCTGGGCTGCACCACCGCCTGCGATGTCGCTCCCGAAACCGGCGAAAGCTACGAGATCGGCGCCAAGGCTGATTTGTTCGGACGCCGGCTCCAGCTGACCGCGGCGGTGTTCCGCAACGAGCGTACCAATTTCCGCGTCGCGACCAACGATCCGGTCGCGCCTTCGGTACAGGTGCTCGACGGCCGCTCGCGCGTCGACGGCATCGCGCTGGGTGCGTCGGGCAACATCACCCCCGCCTGGAGCATCTTCGCCAACTACACCTATCTGAAGGGCGAAATCCTGCAGAGCGTGTCGGACTTCTGCCTCGCCAATCCGGGGGCGGCCAATTGCGGCAATTCGGCCGGTCTGCCCGATCCGCAGGCGGGCAACGTCCTGATCCAGACCCCCGATCATTCGGGCAGCCTGTTCACCACCTATACGCTGCCGTTCGGGCTGCAGCTCGGCTACGGCCTGACCTATCAGGGCAGCTTCGCGCTCAACCAGTCGTCGCTCGCCGCGCCGATCCAGCTCGAGGGCGAGGATTTCCTCACCCACCGCGCCTTCCTGTCCTATGCCTTTGCCGGCGGGCTGACCGCGCAGGTCAACATCCAGAACCTGACGAACGAGCGTTATTATACCGGCATCCGCAACAATGGCTGGGCGACGCCGGGCGATGCGCGGTCGGCGGTGCTGAGCGTGTTCTACAGTTTTTGA
- a CDS encoding Fe2+-dependent dioxygenase → MLIAIPDLFDAAGVARLRSLIDSGDWIDGNATSGPQSALAKRNEQLAEGSAAAREAGGLVLDALGRSPLFIAAALPAKVFPPLFNRYAGGQAFGAHIDNAIRIQRGSDFRIRSDLSATLFLADPAEYDGGELVIEDRFGEQRVKLPAGHMVLYPASSLHRVEPVTRGVRVASFFWLQSMVRDDAARRLLFDLDQSVQRLGGQLGQGDRSVIELTGVYHNLLRRWSEV, encoded by the coding sequence ATGCTGATCGCGATCCCCGACCTGTTCGACGCCGCCGGGGTCGCACGGCTGCGCAGCCTGATCGACTCCGGCGACTGGATCGACGGCAACGCCACCTCGGGCCCCCAATCGGCGCTCGCCAAGCGCAACGAGCAACTGGCCGAGGGCAGCGCCGCAGCCCGCGAGGCCGGAGGGCTGGTGCTCGATGCGCTGGGGCGTTCGCCGCTGTTCATCGCCGCCGCGCTGCCGGCAAAGGTCTTCCCGCCCTTGTTCAACCGCTATGCCGGCGGGCAGGCGTTCGGCGCGCATATCGACAATGCGATCCGGATCCAGCGCGGCAGCGACTTTCGCATCCGCTCGGACCTGTCGGCGACGCTCTTCCTCGCCGATCCCGCTGAGTATGATGGCGGCGAGCTGGTCATCGAAGATCGCTTCGGCGAACAACGCGTCAAGCTGCCCGCGGGGCATATGGTGCTCTACCCGGCATCGTCGCTCCACCGCGTCGAGCCGGTCACGCGCGGAGTGCGCGTGGCGTCGTTCTTCTGGCTGCAATCGATGGTGCGCGACGACGCCGCGCGGCGGCTGTTGTTCGATCTCGACCAGTCGGTCCAGCGGCTCGGCGGCCAGCTTGGGCAGGGCGACCGTTCGGTGATCGAGCTGACCGGGGTGTACCACAACCTGCTGCGACGCTGGTCCGAGGTGTGA
- a CDS encoding NAD-glutamate dehydrogenase — protein sequence MLKQASKSLTKAIDARLFEHALPGELEGFGAADRADAVRFVVETASERPPGTPTIAIETFNRGELRRMRLAIVNDDMPFLVDSIAATIAAHDIPIERIIHPVLPVVRTEDGTLDKIDAAGARESMIYIETDRIDAKPRRELMAELERNLRHVRQAVNDWPALQAAIAADADQTADDEGAALLRWFLSGKMTLLGHETWYRDGRATTPLGIASQQFDVPLLAQASRLLAIEWFERGGAAPLLLKSNCIATVHRRVPLDLVLLPVREADQVVGLSIHAGLWTSAALHASANEVPRLRTNLRSLVDRFGFDPRGHTGKAMEHALTALPHDLTTAFPVEALEQLTLTSMSVADRPRPKLVLVRSTLGRHLFGFVWLPRDELSTARRTAIGTMLTDAANASLLNWTISVDDGEIALIRYTLDLRGDGRMPDVAALDARLVRMMRGWNAAVEAALTEVAPTRATRLALRYAATFPANYRNMTTAEQAAQDVLRLAELADHDARQVRIIADEQLDDNVFRIKIYRTGGALPLSDAVPVLENFGFRVIEEVPTDLIDDSSPVIHDFLVQIPRAPDAERNLDAPVVEAAIRAVLENRAENDCFNRLIVESGMAPQSVVLLRAWFRYLRQTGLPYGLATVVDALHRAPKVTRALIARFAAAHDPSARKGADAAIEKATAAIDAGLDQVSAIDDDRILRTYRGVVMATLRTNAWAPAANEALAFKLDSALVPGLPQPLPWREIFVYSPRVEGIHLRAGPVARGGLRWSDRRDDFRTEVLGLMKAQRVKNAVIVPTGAKGGFYPKQLPSPANRDAWLAEGTESYRIFIRSLLSITDNIVEGAVVHPEGVVIHDGEDPYFVVAADKGTATFSDVANALAQERGFWLGDAFASGGSKGYDHKAMGITAKGAWVSVQRHFAEMGVDVQADPISVVGCGDMSGDVFGNGMLLSKTIRLQAAFDHRHIFLDPAPDAAASWDERARLFALPRSSWADYDPKLISKGGGVFARSEKSIKLSKQVREMLGVEDEALDPTTLIQAILKAPADLIWFGGIGTYVKAAHESHTDVGDPANDRTRVNAEQLRARAIGEGANLGVTQAARIAFSAKGGRINTDFIDNSAGVDCSDNEVNIKIALNREVTEGRLKLAKRDDLLVSMTDEVAHLVLEDNRLQTLALSFMEADGPVTVPSYLRLIEILEASGKLDRVVEGLGSNEDLLRVAQEGRGLTRPELAVLLATAKLALQEAIEQSALATDAATEPDLVAAFPSQMRRKFATAIREHRLRGEIVATKLANRIVNRLGVLHPFELAEEEGAAMADIAATFVAAEQLFGLPGLWAEIETAAMPEAARLALLEEVAVAVRSQMADLLRTAPSGTSPADLVARLKPGIADLDKKTRELLLDEASAQSSRIAGRLEGVGAPKPLVRKVVRIFEMDGAVGLADLSARLGIEEAVLTRAFTHLGRALGLDWAQANAARVSSGDPWERLLIAGLARDFQQLRLDFIGRSGGADPQAAVDRWLRANKPRVEQFAALVQRARRAPAPSAAMLAQIAGQARVLLGR from the coding sequence ATGTTGAAGCAAGCAAGCAAATCGCTGACCAAGGCGATCGACGCGCGACTGTTCGAACACGCGCTCCCAGGAGAACTCGAAGGCTTCGGCGCTGCCGACCGCGCCGATGCGGTGCGCTTCGTCGTCGAGACCGCGAGCGAGCGGCCGCCCGGCACCCCGACGATCGCGATCGAGACCTTCAACCGCGGCGAGCTTCGCCGAATGCGGCTGGCGATCGTCAACGACGACATGCCCTTCCTGGTCGATTCGATCGCCGCGACGATCGCCGCGCACGACATTCCGATCGAGCGGATCATCCACCCCGTGCTGCCGGTCGTCCGCACCGAGGACGGCACGCTCGACAAGATCGACGCAGCGGGCGCGCGCGAATCGATGATCTATATCGAGACCGACCGGATCGACGCCAAGCCGCGCCGCGAACTGATGGCCGAGCTCGAGCGCAACCTGCGCCATGTCCGCCAGGCGGTGAACGACTGGCCCGCGCTGCAGGCGGCGATCGCCGCCGATGCCGACCAGACCGCCGACGACGAAGGCGCGGCGCTGTTGCGCTGGTTCCTGTCGGGCAAGATGACGCTGCTTGGGCACGAGACCTGGTATCGCGACGGCCGCGCGACCACGCCGCTAGGCATCGCTTCGCAGCAGTTCGACGTCCCGTTGCTGGCGCAGGCTTCGCGGCTGCTGGCGATCGAATGGTTCGAGCGCGGCGGCGCGGCGCCCTTGTTGCTCAAGTCGAACTGCATCGCGACGGTGCATCGCCGCGTGCCGCTCGACCTGGTGCTGCTGCCGGTGCGCGAGGCCGACCAGGTGGTCGGCCTGTCGATCCATGCGGGGCTGTGGACCAGCGCCGCGCTGCATGCGAGCGCCAACGAGGTGCCGCGGCTGCGTACGAACCTGCGCAGCCTGGTCGACCGGTTCGGCTTCGATCCGCGCGGGCATACCGGCAAGGCGATGGAGCATGCGCTCACCGCGCTGCCGCACGACCTGACCACCGCCTTCCCCGTCGAGGCGCTCGAGCAGCTCACGCTCACCTCGATGTCGGTCGCCGATCGCCCGCGCCCCAAGCTGGTGCTGGTCAGAAGCACGCTTGGTCGCCACCTGTTCGGCTTCGTCTGGCTGCCGCGCGACGAGCTGTCGACTGCCCGGCGCACCGCGATCGGCACGATGCTGACCGATGCCGCGAACGCCAGCCTCCTCAACTGGACGATCAGCGTGGACGATGGCGAGATCGCGCTGATCCGCTACACGCTCGATTTGCGCGGCGACGGGCGGATGCCCGATGTCGCGGCGCTCGATGCGCGGCTGGTGCGGATGATGCGCGGCTGGAACGCCGCAGTCGAAGCGGCGCTGACCGAAGTGGCGCCGACGCGCGCGACCCGGCTGGCGCTGCGCTACGCCGCTACCTTCCCGGCAAATTACCGCAACATGACGACCGCCGAGCAGGCGGCCCAGGACGTGCTGCGGCTGGCCGAGCTTGCCGACCACGACGCCCGGCAGGTGCGGATCATCGCCGACGAGCAACTCGACGACAATGTCTTCCGCATCAAGATCTATCGCACCGGCGGCGCGCTACCGCTGTCCGATGCGGTGCCGGTGCTCGAGAATTTCGGCTTCCGCGTGATCGAGGAAGTGCCGACCGACCTGATCGACGACAGCTCGCCGGTGATCCACGACTTCCTGGTCCAGATCCCGCGCGCGCCCGATGCCGAGCGCAATCTCGATGCCCCGGTGGTCGAGGCGGCGATCCGCGCGGTGCTCGAGAACCGCGCCGAGAACGACTGTTTCAACCGGCTGATCGTCGAGAGCGGAATGGCGCCGCAATCGGTGGTGCTGCTGCGCGCCTGGTTCCGCTATCTGCGCCAGACCGGGCTGCCTTATGGCCTGGCGACCGTCGTCGACGCGCTGCACCGCGCGCCCAAGGTGACGCGCGCGCTGATCGCGCGCTTCGCCGCGGCGCACGACCCGTCTGCGCGCAAGGGTGCCGACGCCGCGATCGAGAAGGCGACCGCGGCGATCGACGCGGGGCTCGACCAGGTATCGGCGATCGACGACGATCGTATCCTGCGCACCTATCGCGGCGTGGTGATGGCGACGCTTCGCACCAACGCCTGGGCGCCCGCCGCCAACGAGGCGCTGGCGTTCAAGCTCGACAGCGCGCTGGTGCCCGGGCTGCCGCAACCGCTGCCGTGGCGCGAGATCTTCGTCTACAGCCCGCGCGTCGAGGGCATCCATCTGCGCGCGGGCCCGGTCGCGCGCGGTGGGCTTCGCTGGTCCGACCGGCGCGACGATTTCCGCACCGAAGTGCTGGGACTGATGAAGGCGCAGCGCGTCAAGAACGCGGTGATCGTGCCGACCGGCGCCAAGGGCGGCTTCTATCCCAAGCAACTGCCGTCGCCCGCGAACCGCGACGCCTGGCTGGCCGAGGGCACCGAAAGCTATCGCATCTTCATCCGTTCGCTGCTGTCGATCACCGACAATATCGTCGAGGGCGCGGTAGTGCATCCAGAGGGCGTCGTCATCCATGACGGCGAAGACCCCTATTTCGTCGTCGCCGCCGACAAGGGCACCGCGACCTTCAGCGACGTCGCCAACGCGCTGGCGCAGGAGCGCGGCTTCTGGCTGGGCGACGCCTTCGCCAGCGGCGGGTCGAAGGGCTATGACCACAAGGCGATGGGGATCACCGCCAAGGGCGCGTGGGTTTCGGTCCAGCGGCACTTCGCCGAGATGGGCGTCGACGTGCAGGCCGATCCGATCAGCGTCGTCGGCTGTGGCGACATGTCGGGCGACGTATTCGGCAACGGCATGTTGCTGTCGAAGACGATCCGGCTGCAGGCGGCGTTCGACCATCGCCACATCTTCCTCGACCCCGCCCCCGATGCCGCGGCATCGTGGGACGAGCGCGCGCGGCTGTTCGCGCTGCCGCGGTCGAGCTGGGCCGATTACGATCCCAAGCTGATCTCGAAGGGCGGCGGGGTGTTCGCGCGCTCGGAAAAGAGCATCAAGCTGTCGAAGCAGGTGCGCGAGATGCTGGGCGTCGAGGACGAGGCGCTCGATCCGACGACGCTTATCCAGGCGATCCTCAAGGCGCCCGCCGACCTGATCTGGTTCGGCGGCATCGGCACTTATGTGAAGGCGGCGCACGAGAGCCACACCGATGTCGGCGATCCCGCCAACGACCGGACCCGCGTCAATGCCGAGCAGCTGCGCGCGCGGGCGATCGGCGAAGGCGCCAATCTGGGCGTCACCCAGGCGGCGCGGATCGCGTTTTCGGCCAAGGGCGGGCGGATCAACACCGACTTCATCGACAATTCGGCGGGCGTCGATTGTTCGGACAACGAGGTCAACATCAAGATCGCGCTCAACCGCGAAGTGACCGAAGGCCGGCTCAAGCTCGCCAAGCGCGACGATCTGCTGGTGTCGATGACCGACGAGGTCGCGCATTTGGTGCTCGAGGACAACCGCCTGCAGACGCTGGCGCTGTCGTTCATGGAAGCCGACGGCCCGGTGACGGTGCCGAGCTATTTGCGGCTGATCGAGATCCTCGAGGCATCGGGCAAGCTCGACCGCGTGGTAGAGGGCCTTGGCAGCAACGAAGACCTGTTGCGCGTCGCCCAGGAAGGGCGCGGGCTCACGCGGCCCGAGCTCGCGGTGCTGCTCGCCACCGCCAAGCTGGCGCTACAGGAAGCGATCGAGCAATCTGCGCTCGCGACCGATGCAGCGACCGAGCCCGATCTGGTCGCCGCCTTCCCGTCGCAGATGCGCCGCAAGTTCGCGACTGCGATCCGCGAGCATCGGCTGCGCGGCGAGATCGTCGCGACCAAATTGGCCAACCGCATCGTCAACCGGCTGGGCGTGCTCCACCCTTTCGAGCTCGCCGAGGAAGAGGGCGCGGCGATGGCCGACATCGCCGCGACCTTCGTCGCCGCCGAACAGCTGTTCGGGCTGCCGGGGCTATGGGCCGAGATCGAGACCGCCGCGATGCCCGAGGCGGCGCGGCTCGCGCTGCTCGAGGAGGTCGCCGTGGCGGTGCGATCGCAGATGGCCGATCTGCTGCGCACTGCGCCGAGCGGCACCAGCCCCGCCGATCTGGTCGCGCGGCTGAAGCCCGGCATCGCCGATCTCGACAAGAAGACGCGCGAATTGCTGCTCGACGAGGCGAGTGCGCAGAGCAGCCGGATCGCCGGTCGGCTCGAGGGCGTCGGCGCACCCAAGCCGCTGGTGCGCAAGGTGGTGCGGATCTTCGAGATGGACGGTGCGGTCGGTCTGGCCGACCTGAGCGCACGCCTCGGGATCGAGGAAGCGGTGCTGACGCGCGCCTTCACCCATTTGGGGCGCGCGCTGGGGCTCGATTGGGCGCAGGCCAATGCCGCGCGCGTCAGCTCGGGCGATCCGTGGGAGCGGCTGCTGATCGCGGGGCTGGCGCGCGATTTCCAGCAATTGCGGCTCGATTTCATCGGCCGATCGGGCGGTGCCGATCCGCAGGCGGCGGTCGATCGCTGGCTGCGCGCGAACAAGCCGCGGGTCGAGCAATTCGCCGCGCTGGTGCAGCGCGCGCGGCGCGCGCCGGCGCCGAGCGCGGCGATGCTGGCGCAGATCGCTGGTCAGGCCAGGGTGCTGCTTGGGCGGTAA
- a CDS encoding PAS domain-containing protein, whose translation MDMAHSGAGRIEGDGVTESATDGGSDRPPEIGTDERRMHVRAYNHWVSLLDGRAYPSIEDLDPANIADFGPNSVLLDFSMGIEDPAIQYLGRALRDETLVDSSITHISQVPSRSLLSRLTDHYLQIIANRAPIGFEAEFVGQRGYNTLYRGILMPFSSDDDTIDFIYGVINWKELVDAETQEQLNAELDAARRETPRAPASAPAWADGPSGGFEPAAQEPPAKHDDPDLDGDLDADAELSDYLAHARACAEELRVSSNRSRAALYRTLNHAYAFAAAADKDPEGYADLLEDWGLKPQARAPMTPVIKLVLGMEYDKTRLTEFACVLMHARRNDVAPADFAAFLAGAAGGIKGLVAAERAARRPAAKPDTLDKAAATLRTRAPIAQVAIAAGDDEFVLLLARAGSDGMLDVVARIDDSAGLTQKAIRSTGG comes from the coding sequence ATGGACATGGCGCATAGCGGAGCGGGCCGGATCGAGGGCGATGGCGTCACCGAATCGGCAACCGATGGCGGCAGCGACCGGCCACCTGAGATCGGCACCGATGAGCGGCGGATGCATGTGCGCGCCTATAATCACTGGGTCTCGCTGCTCGACGGGCGCGCCTATCCCTCGATCGAGGATCTCGATCCCGCGAACATCGCCGATTTCGGCCCCAACAGCGTGCTGCTCGATTTCTCGATGGGGATCGAGGATCCGGCGATCCAGTATCTGGGCCGCGCGCTGCGCGACGAGACGCTGGTCGATTCGTCGATCACGCATATCAGCCAGGTACCCAGCCGATCGCTGCTGTCGCGGCTGACCGACCATTATCTGCAGATCATCGCCAACCGCGCGCCGATCGGCTTCGAGGCCGAGTTCGTCGGCCAGCGCGGGTACAACACGCTGTATCGCGGCATCCTGATGCCCTTCTCGTCCGACGACGACACGATCGATTTCATCTATGGCGTGATCAACTGGAAGGAACTGGTCGACGCCGAGACGCAGGAGCAGTTGAACGCCGAGCTCGACGCCGCGCGCCGCGAGACGCCGCGTGCGCCCGCCTCCGCCCCCGCCTGGGCCGATGGACCGAGCGGCGGGTTCGAGCCGGCGGCGCAGGAGCCGCCGGCCAAGCATGACGACCCCGATCTCGACGGCGATCTCGACGCCGACGCAGAGCTCAGCGACTATCTGGCGCATGCGCGCGCCTGCGCCGAGGAATTGCGGGTATCGAGCAATCGATCGCGCGCGGCGCTGTATCGCACGCTCAACCACGCCTATGCCTTTGCCGCGGCCGCCGACAAGGACCCCGAGGGCTATGCCGACCTGCTCGAGGATTGGGGACTGAAGCCGCAGGCGCGCGCGCCGATGACGCCGGTGATCAAGCTCGTGCTCGGCATGGAATATGACAAGACGCGGCTGACCGAATTCGCCTGCGTGCTGATGCATGCGCGGCGCAACGATGTCGCACCCGCCGACTTCGCTGCGTTCCTCGCGGGAGCGGCGGGGGGCATCAAGGGACTGGTCGCCGCCGAACGCGCGGCGCGGCGGCCGGCGGCCAAGCCCGACACGCTCGACAAGGCAGCCGCCACGCTGCGGACGCGTGCGCCGATCGCGCAGGTGGCGATCGCCGCGGGTGACGACGAGTTCGTGCTGCTGCTCGCACGCGCGGGCAGCGACGGGATGCTCGACGTCGTCGCGCGGATCGACGATTCGGCTGGGCTTACGCAAAAGGCGATCCGCAGCACCGGCGGCTGA
- the corA gene encoding magnesium/cobalt transporter CorA: MTVVAAYLYRDGKRIREVSIEEKIDSPREKSEFVWIGIADPTDDELRILQDRYGLHPLAVEDAIKADQLPKVDIYEDQLFVVARTASLIDGDIAYGETAIFVGHSHIITVRHGSARAHSALRDQLEASPTLLMHGVDYVLHAVLDFIVDGYLPVVESVEDEVLAMEQRTVDHFLERHEINRIFALRRELIRFQRVLGPMSEVAGKLVRLDLPCIDAETRPYFSDVLDHIRRVATMVDGLREVLNSVFEFSNLLEQQRTGAITRQLAAWAAILAVPTAIAGIYGMNFEYMPELKTRHGYFVVLGVIAVICTALYVRFKRVRWL; this comes from the coding sequence ATGACCGTCGTTGCTGCCTATCTCTATCGCGACGGCAAGCGCATCCGCGAGGTATCGATCGAGGAAAAGATCGACAGCCCGCGCGAAAAATCCGAATTCGTCTGGATCGGCATCGCCGACCCGACCGATGACGAGCTTCGCATCCTGCAGGATCGCTACGGCCTGCATCCGCTGGCAGTCGAGGATGCGATCAAGGCCGATCAGCTTCCCAAGGTCGATATCTACGAGGACCAGCTGTTCGTCGTCGCGCGCACCGCCAGCCTGATCGACGGCGATATCGCCTATGGCGAGACCGCGATCTTCGTCGGCCACAGCCACATCATCACCGTCCGCCACGGTTCGGCACGTGCGCACAGCGCGCTGCGCGACCAGCTCGAAGCCTCGCCGACGTTGTTGATGCACGGCGTCGACTATGTGCTGCACGCGGTGCTCGACTTCATCGTCGACGGCTATCTGCCGGTGGTCGAATCGGTTGAGGACGAGGTGCTGGCGATGGAACAGCGCACCGTCGATCATTTCCTCGAGCGCCACGAGATCAACCGCATCTTCGCGCTGCGCCGCGAACTGATCCGCTTCCAGCGCGTGCTCGGGCCGATGAGCGAAGTCGCGGGCAAGCTGGTACGGCTCGATCTGCCGTGCATCGATGCCGAGACGCGGCCCTATTTCAGCGACGTGCTCGATCATATCCGACGCGTCGCGACGATGGTCGACGGGCTGCGCGAAGTGCTGAACTCGGTGTTCGAATTCAGCAACCTGCTCGAACAGCAGCGCACCGGCGCGATCACCCGCCAGCTCGCCGCTTGGGCGGCGATCCTGGCGGTGCCGACCGCGATCGCGGGCATCTACGGCATGAACTTCGAATACATGCCCGAGCTCAAGACGCGCCACGGCTATTTCGTCGTGCTCGGGGTGATCGCGGTGATCTGCACCGCGCTGTATGTCCGCTTCAAGCGCGTGCGCTGGCTGTGA